The Candidatus Poribacteria bacterium genome includes the window ACGCGCACGCAAACGCGATTTCCGACGACTCTGGATCGCAAGAATTAACGCCGCCGCTAGGTTGCACGGACTCACCTACAGTCGATTCATACATGGGCTTAAAGCCGCGGGTATTGAACTCGACCGAAAAGTCCTTGCCGACATCGCCGTGAAGGACGAAGCCGGTTTCGGGCAGCTCGTCACCCTCGCAAAAGGTTAGGTGTAGGTTTGATCCTCTTTTCTTGATAGATGCCTATTGCTTTCGTCCTGATAAAGAAATTAACCTTTGTGGGACAAAGTGACAGGCATTTTTTGTTGATAGATATTTTCCTAATCTCCGCAAGGTAAAATTAAAAAATGAAAGCAGAATTGCAAGCGATTCAAGCCGAGGCACTTGAGGCTTTAAAAGCAGTGAAAACCCCAGACGCGCTTGAGTCGCTCCGAATCACATATTTTGGACGTAGAGGAAAACTCACCGATGTCATGAAGGGCATGGGGAAACTTTCCAAAGAGGAGCGTCCGATAATTGGCAAACTCGCAAATGAGGTGCGTGCCACGCTCACAGAGGCGTTTGAAGCCGCGATGCAGACCCTGCATCGTCAGCAACAGGAACAGCAACTTGAATCGGAAGCCGTTGACATCACACTTCCCGGACGGAAACCTGCTTACGGGAAGGCGCATCCCATCATGCAAACGTTAGAGCGGATTGAAGCGATTTTCGGTCAAATGGGGTTCCAAGTGGTAACGGGACCCGACATTGAGACCGAGTATTACAACTTCGATGCGTTGAATACACCTGCTGATCACCCCGCTCGCGACTTACACGATACCTTTTATCTAACTGATGGACACCTTTTACGCACCCATACCTCACCCGTTCAGATCCGAGCGATGGAGAATCAGAAACCACCGATCCGAATTATCGTGCCGGGGAAATGTTATCGCGTGGACTATGACGTATCGCACACGCCGATGTTCCATCAAATAGAAGGCTTGCTCGTTGATACGCACGCCACCTTTAGCGAGCTCAAGGGGGTTTTGACCTCCTTTGCCCAGCAAATGTTCGGTGACCAGACACAGATGCGTTTCCGTCCGCACTTCTTCCCTTTCACGGAACCGAGTGCGGAGATGGATATCTCTTGTACCGTCTGTCAAGGAAAAGGGTGTCGGAGTTGTGGCGGCACAGGATGGGTTGAGATCATGGGAGCGGGTGCTGTTGATCCGGCGGTGTTTGAAGCCGTGAACTACGATCCGGATGAGGTTACGGGATTCGCCTTCGGGATGGGGGTAGAAAGGATCGCGAACCTCCAGTTCCGCATCCCGGACATCCGCGTTCTCTACGAAAACGATCTCCGTTTCCTACGCCAATTCTAATTCGGCTGTCAGGGCGTTCGCTACGCTCACTTTCGGTTGTCAGCAGTCAGGAAAGAGATTCTATTTCTGAAAGCCGACTGCTAATAAAGGGTTTCCACGCAGAGGATTTTGATGAAACGCGCCTGTTTTACAATTCTCGTCCTGACTCTTATTCTCCGTAACAATTTCGCTATTTCCGAAGTTGGCACTGCTGCCCAACAGGTCATCGCGACTATAGAATGGGTCTCAATTCCCGAAGGCACCTTCCTGATGGGCTCAACCCGCGAAGAGGCGAAAGCCGCCTATGAGGACGCGAAATTGCGGAGTTCCATGCTGGAACAACACACCTTTGACGCTGAGCTGCCACGACACGCAGTCTACCTGAGCCCTTACGAAATATCGCGGTATGAAATCACCAATGCGCAGTACCGCGCTTTCATTGAGGCAACGAACCGTCCGACACCACGCGGGCACAACGGTGAGGAAACGTGGGCGGATGAGACACTCAACGGCGACACGCAACCCGTTGTCGGTGTGACATGGTTTGACGCGCAAGCGTTTGCGGAATGGATTGGTGGAAGCCTACCGACCGAAGCGCAATGGGAGCGGGTAGCGCGTGGAGTAGAGGGACGGGCATACCCGTGGGGAGATACACCGCCAAAAGCGCGCCAACACGCCAACTTCGCACGCCGTTACAATCGTCCGATGCCGGTGGGTCAGTTCCCGAAGGGAGAATCTCCGAACGGTATCGCCGACCTTGCCGGAAATGTATGGGAATGGTGCCTCGATGAATACAGTCCAACCTTCTATCAACAGCATAACGGTGGTACTTCCCAAAATCCGATCAATCTCAGATTCCGAGATATGCTACGCGCGAGAGTCATTCGAGGCGGCGCGTGGGACGTAGGGAGAGCGTTCCTCCGTTCAAGTTTACGGTTTAAATTTTATCCATTAGATTCAACACATACAATCGGATTTCGGGTCGTTCGTCCGCGTCCAGAAATAAAAGAATAGCCTTCCCATGACCATGTTCCAACGGAAATACGACTTGCCTCACCTTTTGTCCTTCATACTACAGATCTTTCTCCTTCTCATGTTTTCACCACTCGGTAGTGCTGCCCCCTATTTTCGAGATGTGACTGATGCAATGGGACTTGACTTTCAGCACATCAACGGATTTTCTGCGGAACGCCGACTTGTGGAAACCATGGGTAGCGGTGGCGCGCTCTTTGACTTCGACAACGACAGAGATTTGGATCTCTATCTCGTTCAAGGCAATTCGCTCTCATCATCCGCGGCATCATCATCCACAAACCGCCTCTATCGAAACGATGCGGGTGTTTTCGTTGACATCACGACCTCCGCAAACGTCGGTGATATCGGCTATGGTCTCGGTGCTGTCGCCGCGGATTATGATTCTGACGGGTATCGCGACCTATACGTGACAAATTTAGGAGAAAATGTTCTCTACCGGAACAATGGAGACGGCACGTTTACCGATGTAACCGGACACGCACAGGTAGGCTGTCCGTTGTTGAGTGCGAGTGCTGCATTCGCTGATATTGATCGGGATGGCGACTTGGATCTCTACGTGTGTAACTATGTCGAATACAGTTTGGAGACCGATATTCCGTGCCGTTACAAAAATAGTCTACGTATCTACTGCGGTCCCAATGAATATCACGGCATCGCCGATGTGCTTTATCGAAACAATGGCGATGGCACGTTCACAGACATAACGAAATCTGCAGGAGTCTATGAACCGACGACGCGTGGTCTTGGTATCGTTTTCACGGACGTGAACAACGACGGGTGGGTGGACATCTACGTCGCAAACGATATGTCTCCGAATACACTTTTCATCAATCAAGGGGACGGCACTTTTCGAGAGGAGGGTGTGCTTCGCGGCGTTGCTTACAACGGTGACGGTATAGCAAACGGCTCAATGGGCATAGACGCTGGCGACTATGACAACGATGGCGATATCGACCTTTGGGTATCCAATTTTGCATTGGAGGCGAACTGCCTCATGCAGAACGATGGCGACGGATATTTCGAGGATGTAACGTTTGACACAAACCTCGCCGATCCTTCTTTCTATTCGCTCGGTTTCGGCACCCGCTTCATCGACTTTGATAACGACGGTTGGTTAGATCTGCTCGTCGGGAATGGACATATCTGGGACAACGTGGAACAAATTGACACGAAACAGAGTTACGCGCAGCCCGTGCAACTGTTTCACAATCAAGGGGGCGCGGCGCAAAACCACATCGGCTTCACCGAGATTACCGCTGAAGCGGGGCTGGATAAAACACCTTACGTCGTCCGCGGGATGCTCTTTGGGGATATAGATGCAGATGGCGATGTGGACGTTGTGCTTTGTCAATCCAACCGTCCTGCAGTCATTCTCAGCAATGAAATCGGCAGTGAGAACGCATGGCTAACAGTGAAATTGATAGGGGCAGACGGCAATACGGATGCAATCGGCGCGCAGGTTCAGTTGGAAGTAGGCGGTATAAATCTCTTAAGGGAAGTTATCTGTGGCGCAAGCTACCTGTCGGGCAACGATCTGTGTCTCACCTTTGGGTTAGGAAATGCATTGCAGATAAACAATTTACAGATCAGATGGCACAACGGGACTGTTCAGCAGTTAAGTCAGGTACCAATCCGTCAGATTGTCACATTTTCGCAGGATTGACACTTTTCGCTGTTGATACTATAATGAATGGGGTGGAATTAGCGGGCACCAATTATGGTAAAGTCTATAGTTACTTGGGCCTTACGAGGAGGCGAGGATACAATCCTCGCCAGCGGCGGTGGGGGTTCGTTCCGTAAATAAATGCCCACATATTTTCGGGCTTTACCATAGTAGTCAGTTAAGAGGTGTCCCGTAAACCCAAAACGGTAGCCTGCAACAATACGCAGAAATACTTTCTTCGCATTGGATTTTAGCGTTTGCAAAAACACGCAGGCGGATGGAAAGAACACACGCAAAAGTTCTAATGACCATTGTTCTCCCGCAAGGTAAATTAAAAACATGAAAATCGTTGAAGAAAGAGAAGCGTGGATTCACACGCACTTCATCCTTGATAGTTTTTTTGTCACTGAACAGGAACGCCGGCAAATCTCTATCAGCGTTGAACCGGAGCTGATGCATCTCGGACTCCAATACGGGCTGACGTATGACATCGCGCCTTCAAAGCATCGCGCCATCATCGTTCTTGAATGTATACCCTTCGATCCGGTCAAAGCGGAAATTAAAAAACTGATTAACGATGTCATCAAAGATTTTCCGGTCCGACTCCCTGAACAACGGAACGTTGTTACCAATATTACTGTTGCTGACCGAGAGACAGAAATGACCGATATTAGTGACCAAGTCCCAGTGCAGTAAGAACTTGCGTGCCGACGGTGCCATCGGTGATATTGAAAATTGCGGGAAACTCGTCTCGCCAACCGTCATTGGCACTCGGACAAAATTGGCGGGCATTGCCTTCAATAGCCGTTACACCGGGAATCCGTGCAGCAAGTCCCGCGGAGTGTAAAAATGAGGCACCCGGACACGTTAGATCCTGTACAGCGAGGAACATACCGTATCCTGCAGCAGCTGCCCCCATCAGCAATGCTTGAGATTGCCCTTTACACGCCTTGAGTGCCACACCGGAATACCCTTGCTCGCGTGCTAACAGAAAGGTCTCAAAATCGGTCAGCGATTCGTCGATGACTACCGGTTTTATCTCGGCGGCTTTGTGCATCTTGTTTTCCGGGTGCGACTTCAGATCCCGATCTGTCGGTTGCTCAATGTAGGCAAGGCGTTGGAATGCATTGCGCTCTGCTTCTTGAATTCGGCTGAGAAATTCCAATAGATATTCAACATTTTGACAGGTCTCGTTGAAATCAGCGGAGTAGTGCCACGTCTCAACACCGCGTTTCGCTTGTGTTTCGGCGGTAACTTTGTCGATTGCGAGAACACGTGCGACATCCCACGCCAAGTCGTCGCCATTCAGTTTAATTTTCAGATGCGTCAGTCCGTCAGCAACGATCCATTCGGGAAGCGTTTCGGGGAGACCGTCATTGAGGCGTTCTGGGATATCGGCGTCGGTGAGTGGATCCAGCGCACCAACGAGATGATAGAGTGGCATATTCGGCTTCGGTTGGCGTGCCGTATATTGGTCGAGATATTGTCCGGTAAACCGTTCATTCAAACTTTTGTCGAGCAAGTTTTGGCTTGCAAGCGGTGCCAAAAAATGCGACAGATCCGCCTCGATGAAGTCTTTGCTCAGCCCGTCGTAACTGTTAATCCCGTTTGCTTTGCCGAACGCGTCATGGATTGCTGCGTCAATCGGACTTGTCGTAACGACAGTGCAGAGTTTCGGCATCGGCGATGCGAGTTGCATAGTGTCGGACAAATCATCGGCGATTTTTAAGAATTCTGGCTCAAGCACTTCAGAAAGTTCAAGCGGGTGTGCGCAGAGTGTGCAATCCTGTGTTGCCGCTACCGCCAATTCGGCGAGTTTTTTCATCGCTGCGAGGCTCTGCTCAAAAGGCGCGTAGCGTGGTGGAAACGCCCAGACGTTACCGAGCGGCATGGAGCCTTTTCCTTCTGCCTCTTTGCCGTCGCGCGTCTGAACTTGCATGCGAACGTTAAAGAGGACGCAGTGGTCCGTCGGTACGCCACCGAACTTGAGTGGCGTGCGGTATTGGTGTTCTTCAAAATCGTAATGAACGTCAAGGATACGGATATCTGTCGGTTTTGTCATAATTTTTAATTTTCCCTTGCGGATTTTTAATTTTCCCTTGCAGAGAAACAAGGGTTGTGGAACTATGGAATCCATGTCTTATATCCGCCTGCGCCGTTGTTGCAGGCTACCGTCTTGGTGATAAAATTCAAGATAACGCAAAATGTGTAGTCCGTAATGGAATGAAGGGATTTTTTGCGAATCAACGCTGAATGCGCGTGTTGCCTCGCAGTGAGAGTCAGCGGGGTGTTTCTTCAGATTTAAGGGAGGCACGTTCAAGATTCAAATTCCCGTCGTTTCTCCGTAAGGTAAGTTTAAAAAATTTCCGACGGTATGTCAAGCAATTTCTTTGCTCCTTATACTGCAACCAAATGGAGGTTTTGTCAATGGCACACAACGCAAAAGTCCAAAAACTCACTTCACTTCTCGATAAACATCAATTCTATCGTGACACCTGTCTCAATCTCATTGCTTCAGAGAACACGCCTTCGCCGTTGGTGGAAGAACTTTTTGACGAACGGTTGGCACGGCGGTATGGGAATTATTCTGGTGTTGACATCTACCAACGGAATTACAAAGGCAACCGCTACATCGCTGAAATAGAGGGGTACACGCAGGCGTTAGCAAAGGAACTTTTCGGCGCGGCGCATGTCGATTTTCGACCATTGTCAGGGAACATCTCAGGGATTGCAACGACGTTTGCATTGGCAAAGCCCGGCGATACGGCATTAGAGGTTCATAACGGACACCACTATGCCCAAAAACTTCTCTCCTCACCACTGAAGATAGAACTGCAGTCGATTCCGATTCCGTGGGACGGACGACGTTCAAACATCGATCTTGAAGCGACGCTTGAACTCATTGCGAAACACAAACCCAGTATCGTCAATATCGGCTCTGGTGTATTTCTCTTCCCGCAACCCGTCCGCGAGTTGAAAAATGCGATGCGCCAAGCGAATCCAGATGCCTACCTCATCTATGATGCCTCACACGTCATTGGACTTATCGCGGGTCGACGCTTTCAATCGCCGTTTGATGAGGGCGCGGATGTTATCATTTCCAGCACGCATAAAACGCTTGCGGGACCGCAGGGCGGAATGGTTTTAACGAACGATGCCTCCATCGCTGAGCGAGTTGCGAGGGGTGTTTATCCCTTGTTGATGAGCAATCATCATCTCAATCGACTTCCAGCGTTGGCGGGGACATTTATAGAGTGGATGGAATGCGGTAAGGCGCAAGCAGATGCGATTGTTACGAATGCGAAAGCACTCGGACAAGCGTTAGCGGAACGCGGTGTTCCGATGCTCGGTGCCGAACTCGGTTTCACGGAGTCGCATACCTTGATACTAATTGTAGATAAGTATGGGGAAGGCGGTGCTCTCGCAAACCACTTGGAAGCGTGCCATATTATTGCAGGTGCGGCGGGATTATCGCCGGAGGTCGGCACATCTGGATTGCGTATGGGTGTTCAAGAGGTTACACGATGGGGCATGACCCCGACGGACGCGCCAGACATCGCGGAATGTATTGTCGCAGCACTCTCAGGTGGCACTCCTGAGGAACTCAAGCCGAAGGTCGCAGAAGTCGCGCGCCGATTTGACAGGATCCAGTTCACCGTCGATTAAGAACAACGTATAAATAGAGTAGGATTTGACCCTGATTCACCGCTGGCGAGGTTTCCTAACCTCGCCAAATGCTTTAAATTGTTTTTACTTGACACTTAATAACTTGATATGATATAATAGTCAAATCACATTAAGCAAAATACGTATACAAAAAGGAAATATTTGTGAATAATAGGCAAACCTTTATTACAGCCGTACGAGATGGGGACGTAGATACCGTCAAGCACCTACTGGCGACTGACAAAATAATCGCTTCACAAATCGACGCGCCCTTGTTCAGTTTCGATGCCCCT containing:
- the rplT gene encoding 50S ribosomal protein L20, which codes for MARVKTGSVRRKRRNRILKHSKGYRGGRNNLKRTAKEAVEKGWNHAYAHRRARKRDFRRLWIARINAAARLHGLTYSRFIHGLKAAGIELDRKVLADIAVKDEAGFGQLVTLAKG
- the pheS gene encoding phenylalanine--tRNA ligase subunit alpha, which encodes MKAELQAIQAEALEALKAVKTPDALESLRITYFGRRGKLTDVMKGMGKLSKEERPIIGKLANEVRATLTEAFEAAMQTLHRQQQEQQLESEAVDITLPGRKPAYGKAHPIMQTLERIEAIFGQMGFQVVTGPDIETEYYNFDALNTPADHPARDLHDTFYLTDGHLLRTHTSPVQIRAMENQKPPIRIIVPGKCYRVDYDVSHTPMFHQIEGLLVDTHATFSELKGVLTSFAQQMFGDQTQMRFRPHFFPFTEPSAEMDISCTVCQGKGCRSCGGTGWVEIMGAGAVDPAVFEAVNYDPDEVTGFAFGMGVERIANLQFRIPDIRVLYENDLRFLRQF
- a CDS encoding formylglycine-generating enzyme family protein — protein: MKRACFTILVLTLILRNNFAISEVGTAAQQVIATIEWVSIPEGTFLMGSTREEAKAAYEDAKLRSSMLEQHTFDAELPRHAVYLSPYEISRYEITNAQYRAFIEATNRPTPRGHNGEETWADETLNGDTQPVVGVTWFDAQAFAEWIGGSLPTEAQWERVARGVEGRAYPWGDTPPKARQHANFARRYNRPMPVGQFPKGESPNGIADLAGNVWEWCLDEYSPTFYQQHNGGTSQNPINLRFRDMLRARVIRGGAWDVGRAFLRSSLRFKFYPLDSTHTIGFRVVRPRPEIKE
- a CDS encoding CRTAC1 family protein codes for the protein MPHLLSFILQIFLLLMFSPLGSAAPYFRDVTDAMGLDFQHINGFSAERRLVETMGSGGALFDFDNDRDLDLYLVQGNSLSSSAASSSTNRLYRNDAGVFVDITTSANVGDIGYGLGAVAADYDSDGYRDLYVTNLGENVLYRNNGDGTFTDVTGHAQVGCPLLSASAAFADIDRDGDLDLYVCNYVEYSLETDIPCRYKNSLRIYCGPNEYHGIADVLYRNNGDGTFTDITKSAGVYEPTTRGLGIVFTDVNNDGWVDIYVANDMSPNTLFINQGDGTFREEGVLRGVAYNGDGIANGSMGIDAGDYDNDGDIDLWVSNFALEANCLMQNDGDGYFEDVTFDTNLADPSFYSLGFGTRFIDFDNDGWLDLLVGNGHIWDNVEQIDTKQSYAQPVQLFHNQGGAAQNHIGFTEITAEAGLDKTPYVVRGMLFGDIDADGDVDVVLCQSNRPAVILSNEIGSENAWLTVKLIGADGNTDAIGAQVQLEVGGINLLREVICGASYLSGNDLCLTFGLGNALQINNLQIRWHNGTVQQLSQVPIRQIVTFSQD
- a CDS encoding aminotransferase class V-fold PLP-dependent enzyme, whose translation is MAHNAKVQKLTSLLDKHQFYRDTCLNLIASENTPSPLVEELFDERLARRYGNYSGVDIYQRNYKGNRYIAEIEGYTQALAKELFGAAHVDFRPLSGNISGIATTFALAKPGDTALEVHNGHHYAQKLLSSPLKIELQSIPIPWDGRRSNIDLEATLELIAKHKPSIVNIGSGVFLFPQPVRELKNAMRQANPDAYLIYDASHVIGLIAGRRFQSPFDEGADVIISSTHKTLAGPQGGMVLTNDASIAERVARGVYPLLMSNHHLNRLPALAGTFIEWMECGKAQADAIVTNAKALGQALAERGVPMLGAELGFTESHTLILIVDKYGEGGALANHLEACHIIAGAAGLSPEVGTSGLRMGVQEVTRWGMTPTDAPDIAECIVAALSGGTPEELKPKVAEVARRFDRIQFTVD